From a region of the Marmota flaviventris isolate mMarFla1 chromosome 13, mMarFla1.hap1, whole genome shotgun sequence genome:
- the Coro2a gene encoding coronin-2A: MSWHPQYRSSKFRHVFGKPASKENCYDSVPITRSVHDNHFCAVNPHFIAVVTECAGGGAFLVIPLHQTGKLDPHYPKVCGHRGNVLDIKWNPFDDFEIASCSEDATIKIWDIPKQLLTRNFTTYKKELVGHSRRVGLVEWHPTAANILFSSGYDYKVMVWNLDTKESVIVNPVRTITCHQDVILSMSFNTNGSLLATACKDRKIRILDPRLGTILQEASYKGHRANKVLFLGNMKKLLSTGTSRWNNRQMALWDQDNLSVPLTEEDLDGSSGVLFPFYDVDTNMLYIVGKGDGNIRYYEVSAEKPHLNYLTEYRSYNPQKGIGTMPKRGLEVSSCEIFRFYKLITTKSLIEPISMIVPRRSESYQEDIYPPTAGAQPSLTAREWLSGMNREPILVSLRPGSQPLSPRPLPPEKPLSTPTARTSPLLLDHTAKLSAEDGQRPLSQPEGKAPRWAAEHRPEEKQPWLTNGFDIFECPPPKTENELLQMFYRQQEEIRRLRELVTQREVQAKQLELEIKNLRMSSA, translated from the exons ATGTCATGGCACCCCCAGTACCGGAGCTCCAAGTTCCGCCATGTCTTTGGCAAACCAGCCAGCAAGGAGAACTGCTACGACTCGGTGCCCATCACCCGCAGCGTTCACGACAATCACTTCTGTGCTGTGAACCCCCACTTCATTGCAGTTGTCACTGAGTGTGCTGGCGGGGGGGCCTTCCTCGTCATCCCCCTACACCAG ACAGGAAAGTTGGACCCCCACTACCCAAAGGTCTGTGGGCACCGCGGGAACGTCTTAGACATCAAGTGGAACCCTTTTGATGACTTTGAGATCGCCTCCTGTTCAGAAGACGCCACG ATTAAGATCTGGGACATCCCCAAGCAGCTGCTGACAAGGAACTTCACAACCTACAAGAAGGAGCTGGTGGGCCACTCGCGCAGGGTGGGCCTGGTGGAGTGGCACCCCACGGCCGCCAACATCCTCTTCAGCTCTGGCTACGACTACAAG GTGATGGTCTGGAACCTGGATACAAAGGAGTCTGTCATCGTAAACCCCGTGAGGACAATTACCTGTCACCAAGATGTGATCCTCTCCATGTCCTTCAACACCAACGGCAGCCTGCTGGCTACTGCCTGTAAAGACCGCAAGATTCGGATTCTTGACCCCCGTCTAGGAACTATCCTCCAG GAAGCCAGCTACAAGGGGCACCGGGCCAACAAGGTGCTGTTCCTGGGGAACATGAAGAAGCTGCTGTCCACAGGCACATCTCGGTGGAACAACCGGCAGATGGCCCTGTGGGACCAG gacaacctctctgtgcctctcacAGAGGAGGACCTGGACGGCTCCTCAGGTGTGCTGTTTCCCTTCTACGACGTGGACACCAACATGCTCTACATAGTGGGGAAG GGAGATGGCAACATCCGCTACTATGAGGTGAGCGCCGAGAAGCCCCACCTGAACTACCTGACCGAGTACCGCTCCTACAACCCGCAGAAGGGCATTG GTACCATGCCAAAGAGAGGTCTCGAAGTGTCCTCCTGCGAGATCTTCCGCTTCTACAAGCTGATCACAACCAAAAGCCTCATTGAGCCCATATCCATGATTGTACCCCGGCGG TCGGAATCCTACCAAGAGGACATCTACCCGCCCACAGCAGGGGCCCAGCCCTCCCTGACTGCCCGGGAGTGGCTCAGTGGGATGAACAGAG AGCCAATCCTGGTGTCCCTGAGGCCTGGCTCCCAGCCGCTGAGCCCCCGGCCACTGCCTCCAGAGAAGCCCCTCTCCACCCCCACGGCCCGGACCTCCCCCCTGCTCTTGGACCACACTGCAAAGCTGTCTGCAGAGGATGGCCAGAGGCCCCTCTCCCAGCCGGAGGGGAAGGCGCCAAGGTGGGCTGCGGAGCACAGGCCCGAGGAGAAGCAGCCCTGGCTCACGAATGGCTTTGATATTTTCGAATGTCCCCCACCAAAGACAGAGAACGAG